One Rattus rattus isolate New Zealand chromosome 12, Rrattus_CSIRO_v1, whole genome shotgun sequence genomic window carries:
- the Apex1 gene encoding DNA-(apurinic or apyrimidinic site) lyase yields MPKRGKRAAADDGEEPKSEPETKKNKGAAKKTEKEAAGEGPVLYEDPPDQKTSPSGKSATLKICSWNVDGLRAWIKKKGLDWVKEEAPDILCLQETKCSENKLPAELQELPGLTHQYWSAPSDKEGYSGVGLLSRQCPLKVSYGIGEEEHDQEGRVIVAEFESFILVTAYVPNAGRGLVRLEYRQRWDEAFRKFLKHLASRKPLVLCGDLNVAHEEIDLRNPKGNKKNAGFTPQERQGFGEMLQAVPLADSFRHLYPNTAYAYTFWTYMMNARSKNVGWRLDYFLLSHSLLPALCDSKIRSKALGSDHCPITLYLAL; encoded by the exons ATGCCGAAGCGGGGGAAGAGAGCGGCAGCGGATGACGGGGAAGAACCCAAGTCCG AGCCAGAGACCAAGAAGAATAAGGGGGCAGCAAAGAAAACTGAGAAGGAGGCCGCAGGAGAGGGCCCTGTCCTGTATGAGGACCCTCCAGATCAGAAAACCTCACCCAGTGGCAAATCTGCCACACTCAAGATATGCTCCTGGAATGTGGATGGGCTTCGAGCCTGGATTAAAAAGAAAGGTTTGGAT TGGGTAAAGGAAGAAGCACCAGATATCTTGTGCCTCCAAGAGACCAAATGCTCAGAGAACAAACTCCCGGCTGAACTGCAAGAGCTGCCTGGACTCACCCATCAGTACTGGTCAGCTCCATCAGACAAAGAAGGATATAGTGGTGTGGGCCTACTTTCCCGCCAGTGCCCACTCAAAGTCTCTTATGGCATTG gtGAGGAAGAACATGATCAAGAAGGCCGGGTGATTGTGGCTGAATTTGAGTCCTTTATCTTGGTAACAGCCTATGTACCGAACGCAGGAAGGGGTCTGGTAAGACTGGAGTACCGACAGCGATGGGATGAAGCCTTTAGAAAGTTTCTAAAGCACTTGGCTTCCCGGAAACCTCTTGTGCTGTGTGGGGATCTCAATGTGGCTCATGAAGAAATAGACCTTCGTAaccccaaaggaaacaaaaagaatgctGGTTTTACTCCCCAGGAGCGCCAAGGCTTTGGGGAAATGCTACAGGCTGTACCACTGGCTGACAGCTTCCGGCATCTCTACCCCAACACTGCCTACGCTTATACTTTCTGGACTTACATGATGAATGCCCGCTCTAAGAATGTTGGTTGGCGCCTTGATTACTTTTTGCTGTCTCACTCTCTTTTACCTGCTTTGTGCGACAGCAAGATCCGGTCCAAGGCTCTTGGCAGTGACCACTGTCCTATCACCCTTTACCTAGCACTGTGA